The genomic segment CCGGCAACCACGGCACGCCCGGCCAGCGCAGCGCCCTGGACGACGTGCTCGGCCGCCGGCAGGAGCCGCCCGCGCCGCGCTGACGCATAGCCGATCGGCCCTCGCGGGAATCCCGCGGGGGCCGACGTGTATCGAACACATGTTCGATAGAGTCCGGGCATGGAGCAGCGCAGGCACTGGTGGAACGGGAAATGGGGACGGCTCGCCCGGCGTGACGTCTTCCTCCGGGTGGACGGCGACCGCTGGCACGTGGAGCAGCGGGCCGGCGGCGCCGAGGGGGTCTCCCGGTTCTACGAGCACGCCAGCGTCGAGGAGGCCGAGGAGACGGTCCGGGCGCTGCTGGACGGCACCGACACCTGGCGCGAGTTGTCCCCCCGCCCACCGGGCGGCTGGGCGCCCTCCGTTTAGCGCCCGCACGCCCCGGGAACCGCTTCTGCATGAGCCAGCAGCAGGACACCGTCTCCCGGGTCACCACCGGCATGCGGGTGGTCGACTCCGCAGGCGTCGAGGTGGGCACCGTCGATCTCGTGCAGCGCGGCGACCCGGCCGCGGTGACCGTGCAGGCGCCCGCCCCTGTCGACCCGGGCAGCAGCCTCGACGAGCTGATCGAGTCGGCGGCGGCCGAGGAGCCGGACGTACCGGCCGACCTGGCCGCCCGGCTGCTGCGCGACGGCTACCTCAAGGTCTCCACCGAACTGGTCCGCACCGGCGCGGTCTACGTGCCCGCCGACCGGATCGGCGCGGTGAACGACGGCGCGGTACGCCTCACCGTCCCGGCCGCGGAGCTGCCCGCCGAGGAGTGACGGGTCACCCGGTCCGGCCGGAAAGCGACGGGGCGGATTCGGTCCGGGGCGGCTCGACCGGCGGGGGCGCGGCCCGGCGGCGGAACAGCAGCAGCATCAGCCAGCCCGCTACCAGTCCCCAGAACGCGCCGCCCACCCCGAGCAGGCTCACCCCGGAGGCGGTGACCACGAACGTCACCACCGCCGCCTCCCGCGCGTCCGGCTGGGCGACCGCCGCGGTGACCGCTCCGGCGAGCGCGCCGAGCAGGGCGAGCCCGGCGACGGCCTCGACCAGCACCGGCGGGGAGAGCAGCACCAGGGCGGTGGCCACGCCGGCGCCCAGGCCGAGCAGGGCCAGGCCGATCCCGGCGGTGACCGAGGCGATCCAGCGCCGCTCCGGGTCCGGGTGGGCGTCCGGGCCGGCGGCCAGCGCGGCGGTGATCGCGGCAAGGTTCACCGCGTGCCCGCCCGCCGGGGCGCCGAGCGCGGTGGCGAGGCCGGTCACCCGCAGCGCCGAGCCCAGCGGAGCGCGGTAGCCGTACCCGGCGAGCACCGCGGTGCCGGGCACGTTCTGGGCGGCCATGGTGACCAGGAACAGCGGCAGCGCGAGCCCGACGACGGCGGGCAGCGTCCAGGCCGGGGCGGTGAGCGCGACGACCGGTGCGGCGTCCAGCCGGGCCGGGCCGGTGGCGGTGAGCGCGATCGCGACGACCGCCACGGCGAGCGCGCCGGGTACCGCCCAGCGGCGGGCGAACCGGTGCAGCAGCAGCCAGACCAGCACCACCGGCCCGGCGAGCCGGGGGACCTCGACGAGGGCGCGTACCGGAGCCGTGCACAGCGGCAGCAGCACCCCGGCGAGCATGGCGGAGGCGATCGGGGCGGGGATCGCGGCGACCGCGCGGCCGAGCGCGGGGATCAGCCCGGCCGCGATGATCAGCAGCCCGGCGATCAGGAAGGCGCCGACCGCGGCGGGCCAGCCGCCGGGGACCGGCCCGGTGGCCACGAGCAGCGCCGCGCCCGGCGTGGACCAGGCGATGGCGAGCGGCAGCCGGTGCCGCAGGCCGAGCCATACCGCGCAGGCGCCGCTGGCGACGCAGAGCGCGAGCAGGCCGGAGGCGGCCTGGTCGGGGTTGGCGCCGACCGCGCGCAGCCCGGCCAGGACGACGGTGAACGAGCTGGCGAAGCCGACCAGGGCGGTCACCACGCCGGCCAGGACGGGTTGGAGCCGACCCCCCATTGCTCTCCTCCTCCAACCGTTCCGTTTACGGAACGGCATGGTGTAGCACGATAACCCCCATGACAGCCGCCGCACCAGCCGACGACCGGGCTGCCCAGGAGGTGGGCCGGCGCATCCGCTCACTCCGTACCGAGCGGGGGATCTCCCTGTCCGAGCTGGCCCGCCTCGCGGGCGTCGGCAAGGCCACGCTCTCCGGCCTGGAGAACGGCGTGCGCAACCCCCGGCTGGAAACCCTGTACGCGATCACCGCGCAGCTCGGCGTACCGCTGACCGCCGTGCTCTCCGCGCCCGGCGAGGCGCCGACCGTACGCGGGGCAGCGGTCGGCGCCACGCTGCTGGAGGTGTTCGACGACCGGGAGGCGACCTACGAGCTGTACCGGATGCGGGTCGCGCCGGGGCCGGCGCAGCTCTCCCCCGCCCACTCCACCGGCGTGACCGAACACGTGACGGTCTTCTCCGGCGTGCTCCGCGCCGGCCCGGCCGACGCCCCGCTGACCGCCGGCCCCGGTGGCTACCTGCGGTGGACCTCGGACGTGCCGCACACCTACGCGGCGGTGGGCGGGGAGGAGGTCCACGCGAGCCTTCTGTTGCGTTATCCTCGTCCGTCCACACCGGACAGTTGACGCATACCCAGGATGCAAGCGGATGACATTTCTTTCAGCAGACCCGCGAGCGCGTGCAGACGCGGAGCCGTTCTTCTTGGCAAGCTTGTCGTCATGACGCTCATCCTCCGCTCGGCCATCCTCAACGACGTCGGCCTCGTCCGGACCAACAACGAGGACTCCGCCCTCGCCGGTGACCGCCTCGTGGCGGTGGCCGACGGCATGGGCGGGCTCCCCGCCGGCGAGGTGGCCAGCGAGATCGTCATCCGGATCCTGGACGAGCTGACGCCGCCCACCGGCGCCGACGAGGCGGCCGACGCGCTGCGCGCCGTCGTCAGCACCGCGAACCAGCGCATCCGCGCCGCCATCACCGTCGACCCGGCCCGCGACGGCATGGGTACGACGCTCACCGCCGGCCTGCTCGCCGGGGACACCCTGGTCCTGGCCCAGGTCGGCGACTCCCGCTGCTACCTGCTGCGCGACCACGAGCTGACCCAGCTCACCCGCGACGACACGTTCGTCCAGGCGCTCGTCGACCAGGGCGCGCTCTCCCGCGACCAGGCCCGGCACCACCCGCAGCGCTCCCTCGTCACCCGCGCGGTGCAGGGCTCCGACGCCCCGCCCGCGGTCGGGGCGCTCACCGTCTTCCCCGGCGACCGGCTGCTGCTGTGCAGCGACGGCCTCTCCGACTACGTGGAGGACGCCGCCATCGCCGCCGCGCTCGCCACCTACGGGGACCGCCAGCAGTGCGGCGAACAACTGGTGAAACTGGCCCACCAGGCCGGCGCGCCGGACAACGTGACGGTGGTCATCTCGGACGTCACCGAGGCGTGAGCGAGCGCCCTTTCCGGTTGCGGACCGCGCCCGGTGCGGTTGGGATGAACGGATGCACATCCGCCGGCTGGCCGCCGATGAACGACTGACCACCAGCTTCCCGCTCCAGGCGTACGCGTTCGAGGCCTCGCCGATGGTCGCCTCCCGGACCGACCAGTTCCGCGCGTACCTGCCGTACAACGCCGGGAACACGACGCTGGTGGCCGAGGAGGACGGGGTGACCGCGGCGGCCGTGTCGGCGATACCGATGCGGCAGAACCTGCGCGGCGCGGTGCTGCCGATGGCCGGTGTCGCGGGCGTGGCCACCCATCCGCTGGCCCGTCGGCGCGGCCACGTCCGCGCGCTCATGCAGCAGCTCCTCGACGGCGTACGCGACGAGGGCCACCAGCTCACCGCGCTGCACCCGTTCCGCGCCTCGTTCTACGAGCGCTTCGGCTACATCGGGTTGCCCCGGCGGCGTACCGCGATCTTCAACCCGGCGGACCTGGCGCCGCTGCTGCGCGCCGAACTGCCCGACGAGCTGGTCTGGGAGCGGATCGGCGCGGGGTATGCGCGGTGGCGCGCGTACACCGAGCGGTGCCTGCGCGAACGCCACGGCTTCGCGGTCTTCCCGGACTTCCGGGCGGTCGGGCTGCGCGACCGCGACGACCGCTGGCTGCTCAGCGTGGTGCGCGGCGGCGAGACGGTCGGCGCTGTGACCTACCGCATCGACGACCACGCCGGCACGCTGTTCGCCGACGACCTGCTGGTCGACGACGCGTACGCCCGCGCGTCGGTGCTCCAGTTCTTCGCCCGGCACGTCGACCAGGTGGCCCGGATCAGCGTCCAGGTGACCCCCGACGAGCTGCCCGAGCTGTGGCTCACCGACCTCGACGTGCAGGTGGAGGCGCGGATCGCCCGGCCCGACCCGACCGCGCCGATGGCCCGGCTGCTCAGCCTGGACGCGCTCGCCGACCAGCCCGTCGGGGTCGGCCGGGTGCTGGTCGAGCTGGTCGGTGACCGGTGGCTCGCCGGCCGCCACCTGCTCGACGGCACCACCGGCAAGCTCGCGGTGCTGCCCGCGCAGACCGCCGCCGAGGGCACCGTGCCGACCGCGCGGCTCACCGCCGCCGGGCTGTCCGCCCTGGCGTACGGGGTGCTCGACCCGGCCGAGGTGGTCGTACGCGGACTGGGCGAGGTGCCGGTGGACGCGGCCGGTGAGCTGCGCCGCCTCTTCCCGCGCGAGCTGCCGCACCTGTTCGCCGACTTCTGACCCGGTTGACGGCGCGGCGCCGGGGGTAGGGTCCAGCGCGTGCCGGAGTGGCTGGAAGCGGGATTCTGGGGCCTGCTCGCCGGGTCGGCCCTGCTGATCGGGGCGGCCGTCGGGTTCTTCGCGCGCGTACCGCGCCGGGTGACCGCCTCGGTGATGGCGTTCGGGGCGGGCGTGCTGCTGTCCGCCGTCTCGTTCGAGCTGATCGACGAGGCGCACGAGCAGGGCGGCCTGCTGCCGGTGGCGATCGGCGCGGCGGCGGGCGCGCTGCTGTACACCGGGGCGAACGTGCTCCTGGCCCGGCACGGCGCGCGGCACCGCAAGCGTTCCGGCGACGAGCAGCCCTCCGAGCGGGAACAGCCCGGCTCGGGTACGGCGATCGCGGTCGGGGCGCTGCTCGACGGCGTACCCGAATCGGTGGTGATCGGCGCGAGCCTGCTCGCCGGCGGCCCGGTCAGCCTGGTCACCGTCATCGCGGTGTTCCTCAGCAACGTGCCGGAAGGGCTCTCCAGCGCGGCCGGCATGCGGCAGGCCGGCCGGACCCGGCGCTACGTGTTCGGGCTGTGGACGGCCATCGCGTTGGTCTCCGGCGCGGCGTCGCTGGCCGGGTACACGCTGCTCGGCGGCGCGCCGCCCGAGGTGCTGGCGACGATCACCGCGCTCGCCGCCGGTGCGATCCTGGCGATGATCACCGACACCATGGTCCCGGAGGCGTTCGCAGACGCGCACCTGCTGGTCGGGCTGATCACCGTACTCGGCTTCCTGGTGGCGTTCGCGCTGTCGCACGCCTGACCGGCGCGCGGTCGCCGCGTTGCGCCTGCGCTGCCGGCTTCGGCTTAGCGGTGGGTTAAGGATCGCCTGTGGAGTCGTGCCGGGGCAGCCGGTCCTCCTAGCATCGGGCGGTGCGCGTGAAGTCCGCTGTCACCCTGCTCGCCCTCGCCCTGACGACGGCGACGCTCCCCGCCTGCGGCGGCGACGATCCGGCCCCCGCTTCCGCCCCGGCCGCCGCCGCACCGGCCGCCTCCGGCGCTGCCCCGGCGGCCTCCCCGAGCGGACGGGCCGGTCTCGGCAGCGCCCGGCCGAGCCCCGGCGCGGCCACCGTCACGTTCCGCGCCGGCAACCCGGACGGCCGGGCCGCCGTACCGGCCGAGGCGCGGGCGGTGGACACCTCGCGCCCGACCCGTACCGTCGGCAGCGGCACCCCGGCGAGCTGCACCTCGGAGGCGGTGGTGAAGGCCGTCGCGGCCGGCGGTGTCATCACCTTCGACTGCGGGCCCGCGCCGGTCACCATCACCATGAAGGCCACCGCGAAGGTGGTGAACTCGCACGGCCCGCGCGTCGTGCTGGACGGCGGCGGCACTGTCACGCTGAGCGGCGGCGGCAAACGCCGGATCCTCTACATGAACACCTGCGACGAGGCGCAGGGCTGGACCACCTCGCACTGCCAGAACCAGGACCACCCGCGGCTCACCGTGCAGAACCTGACGTTCGCCGACGGCGACTCCACCGGCGACCGGACCGAGGGCGGCGGAGGCGGCGCGATCTTCGTACGCGGTGGGCGGTTCGCCGTGATCAACTCGCGGTTCGTCGACAACCGCTGCGACCGTACCGGCCCGGACCTCGGGGGCGCCGCGCTGCGCGTGCTCAGCCAGTTCGAGAACAAACCGGTGTACGTGGTGAGCAGCACCTTCACCGGCGGTGTGTGCGCGAACGGCGGGGCGCTGAGCAGCATCGGCGTCTCCTGGACCGTGCTGAACAGCGTCTTCCGCGACAACCGCGCGGTCGGTACGGGCGCGAACCCGGCCCGGGGCGGCACGCCGGGTGGCGGCAGCGGCGGCGCGATCTACTGCGACGGCAACGAGTTCGCGGTGCGGATCGCCGGCACGGTGATCGAGGGCAACAGCGCGAACGAGGGCGGTGGCGCGATCTTCTTCGTCAGCAACAACCGCACCGGCACCCTGAAGATCGACAGCAGCACCCTGTCTCGTAACCCCAGCCGCGGCTTCGAGACAAAGGGCCACCCCGGCATCTTCTTCCTGGGCGCCCAAATCTCCTGACCCGTCCCGCCCTGCCCTGCCGCGCCCTGCCGTGCCCTGCCCGCCGTGCCCCGTCGATCATGAAGTTGGCGGTCCCCCCGTCGGCGTGTCGCGCCGTCAACCTCATGATCGCCGCCCTCATTGCCCCGCCCCACCCATCCCGCCCTGCCGATCATGAAGTTGACGGTTCCGTCATCGGCGTGTCGCCCCGCCAACTTCATGATCGCCGAGCAATCCCCGGCCGGAGAGCGGCAACTCCGCCCGCGCTCCCTCGCGCCCGCCCCCCCGGCTCGGTGATCAAGGGGTTTGTGTCCTAGTTGATCTCTGTGCGTAACACAAACTCCTTGATCAACAGGGCGAGGCAGGGCGAGGCGGGGTCGCAGCGGGCGAGGCGAGGGGGCCAGAGCCGGGCCGGGCCGACGCCGGACGGGACAGGGCAGCGCGCAGCGGCGACGGGCGGGGTCAGTAGGGGTTGGGGTGGCCGGGGAGGTCGCCTCTGGTCAGGGCGGCGGGACGGCCGGGCAGCGTCGGATCCGGGGACAGCGGCGGGGAGTCGGTGCCGGCCCGAGCAGCCATGCCGGCGAACAGCTCCTTCAGGGCGGTCACCGTGTCGATGCTCGGGCTCCAGCCGAGTTCGGTCTCGGCACGGTGGCTGGACATCAGCGGCACGTTCAGCGCCAGGTCGACCCAGCCGGTGTCGACCGGCTGCAGCCGCGCCCGCCAGGTCACCGCCGCCGCGGCGCGCAGCACCGGCACCGCCACCGGCAGCGTCCAGCCGTGGAAGTGCCGGGCCACCAGCTCCGGCGTCAGCACCGGGTCGGCCGCCACGTTGAAGGCGCCGCTCGCATCCCCGACGACCGCCCGGGCGTACGCGTCCGCGACGTCGTCGGCGTGCACCGCCTGCATCCGGAGTCGCCGGTTCGACGGCACCAGCGGAATCCGGCCGTACCGGAGCAGGCGCACCGGCACCAGCGGGCCGAGGAAGTAGCGGCTGATCTCCGTACCGGCCTCCCGCTGGAAGATCAGTCCCGGCCGCAGGCGTACCACCCGCAGATTCGGGTGCTCCCGCTGCACGCCGTCGAGCAGTGCCTCCACCTCCGCCTTGTCCCGGCTGTACGACGACGTCTCCACCCCGGTCGCCGGCCAGTTCTCGCTGACCGGGTGGTTCTTCGGGCCGGGCGCGTAGGTGCCGACCGACGAGGCGTACACCAGGGCCGGAACGCCGACGCGGACGGCGGCCTCGATCACCGCGCGGCTGCCGCCGACGTTGGTCCGGTAGAGCGTGCGCCGGTCGTGGCTGGGCTGGATCTGCCAGGCCAGGTGTACGACTGCCCGCGCCCCGGCGAAGATCCGCACGAGCTGGTCGGCGGCGCCCGGTGCGCCGATGTCGCAGGAGTGCCACTCCACGTCGTCGTACGGTTCACCGGCGTCCGGTCCGGGCAGCCGCCGGGCCACGCCGACCAGTTCGGTGCCCGCCTCCCGCCGCAGCCGGCGCAGCACCGCCGTCCCCACGTTGCCGGTCGCCCCCACGATCACGATGCGCATGGTCGTGCCGTACCCGCTGAACCGGGCAGCAACCGCTCACGGACGGGGGTTCGTCCGCACCCAGCCCTTCTCCCGGTCGCGGCGACCGGCGGTGGCGGCGAGGCAGCGCGGGCAGAGCCAGCCCTCCGGGTCGGCCTCGGTGAGCACGTCGGTGCCGGAGTAGTCGAACGGCACGTGCGGGAAGCGGCGCAGCCGGGTCCGGCTCAGCGGCAGCCCGCACAGCGTCTGGTTCTGCCCCGGCAGCCAGGCGTGCACCTCACCGCCGGGCCGGCGTACGCCGTCGTCGCCCGGCACCTCGCGGGACGCCGCCACGGCGGCGGTGCTCGTGACTCGCATGGTCGCCCAGGTTCCCCGGCCGCCGCCGTTCACGCCTGACGGGCACAACCCCTGGGGTACGCGGGCGGAGCGCGTACTCCCGTGGTGGTAGCCCGCTCGACGACTCCGGGACGACGACCGGCGGCGATGCCCGTCCATACGCTGCGGCCGTCACCACTTGTCGCGACCCGAGGGAGTCCCAGATGTCCATCCGTCACCTGCTCGCCACCACTGTCGTCGGGGAGTTCGCCCCGGCCGCGCACACCTCGCTGGCCGAAGGGGGCATCGGCGGCTCCGGCCGGGCCGGCGCCACTGCCTTCGCCGTGGTGGCCCTGGCCAGCGTGGTCGTCGGCGGGCTGGCGCTCAGCCGCTCCCGCCGCGGGGCGGGAGAGGGGCGCGTCCAGGCCCTGGTGGCTGCCGCGGCGGGAGTGGTCGGCCTGGTCCTCAGCGCGTGGCACCTGGCGCTGACCACCGAGGGTCTCGGCAGCGGTCAGGGCCGGGCCGGCGCGGTCGCGGGTGTGGCGTTCGGGCTGATCGGGGCGGTGCTGGGCGGGCTGGTGCTGGCCCGTTCCCGGCGTACCGCCTGACCGGCCGCTCGGTCCGTCCCGGCAGCTCGGTCCATCCCGGCCTCTCGGTCAGGACGCGGTGAGCCAGCCGGGCACGGTGAGCCCCGACTCGTACGCGAGCACCACCAGCTGGGCCCGGTCCCGTACCCGCGTCTTGGTCATGATCCGGCTGACGTGCGTCTTCGCGGTGGCCGGGCTCAGCACCAACCGGGCCGCGATCTCGTCGTTGGACAGGCCGGCGGCAACCAGGGCGAGCACCTCCCGCTCCCGCTCGGTCAGCGCGTTCAGTCGGGGGCACGGGTCCGGGTGCCGGGTCCGGGCGGCGAACTCGGCGATCAGCCGGCGGGTGACGGCCGGGGCGATCAACGCGTCGCCCCGCGCCACCACCCGTACGCCGTGGATCAGCTCCGCCGGCTCGGTGTCCTTGACCAGGAACCCGCTCGCGCCGGCCCGCAACGCGCCGTAGACGTAGTCGTCCAGGTCGAAGGTGGTCAGGATGATCACCCGGGCGTCGGTGCCGGCGACGATCTCCCGGGTGGCGGCAAGCCCGTCCAGCAGCGGCATCCGGATGTCCATGAGGACGACGTCCGGCCGCAGTTCCCGCGTCAGCCGTACCGCAGTGGTGCCGTCGGCTGCCTCGCCGACCACCTCGATGCCGTCCTCGCCGTCGAGGATGGAGCGGAAGCCGGCGCGTACCAAAGTCTGGTCGTCGGCGAGCAGCAACCGGATCATTTGGTCTCCCCCTGTGCCGTGCGTGGCGCCGGAACCGGCAGCGGGGCGGGCCGCAGCGGAAGGCGGGCCCGCACCAGGAACCCGCCGTCCGGGCCGGGCCCGGTGGTGAGCGAGCCGCCCAGCGCCCGGGCCCGCTCCTCCATGCCGAGGATCCCGTTCCCGGGCGGACCCGTGGGACCGGCGCCGTCGTCCGCCACCTCCACGAGCACCTCGTCGCCGTCCGGCACGACCCGGACCACCGCCGTGCGCGCGCCCGCGTGACGGCTCACGTTGGTGAGCGCCTCCTGGACGATCCGGTACGCGGACAGATCCACCTCCGGCGGGAACGGCCCGGTCTCCGTCACCTCGGTACGCACCGTCAGCCCGCATCGCCCGGCCGCCGTGACCAGCTCGTCGAGGCGTTCGAGGCCGGGTGCGGGACGGCTCGGGGACGTACCCTCCTGCCGGAGCACGCCGAGCGCCGCCCGCAGCTCGCGCAGCGTCTCCCGGCTGGTCTGCTTGATCACCGCGAGCGCCTCCGCCGAGCGATCCGGATCGGGCCGGTGCAGCGCGGCGCTCGCCTGCACGCTGATCAGCGAGAGGTGGTGGCCGAGCAGGTCGTGCAGCTCGCGGGCGATCCGCAGCCGCTCCTCGGTGGCCCGGTGGCGGGCCTCCTCCTCCTTACGCTGCTCCGCTGCGAGCACCCGGGCCTGCACCTCGGCGAGATAGGCCCGCCGGTTACGGGTCACACCGACGATGACCGCGACCAGCCAGCCGGCGTGCAGCAGCGTCGCCCCGTTCCCGCCGGCGCCGGTCCGGGTGTAGCTGTCGGCGACGGCGAAGGAGACGACCGAGGCCAGGCCGAGCCCCACCGCGACCGCGAGGTATCCCTCGTCGACGACCGTGTACAGCGCCACGACGAACACCAGCATGATCGGCCCGGGCCGGTGCAGCAGAGCCCCGTACGCGGCGACCGCGGCCAGCGCCACCAGGCCCACGCCCACCGGTTGTCGCCGGCGCAGGTAGAGCGCGGCGGAGGACGCCAGGACGACAAGCAGCGCCACGAACTCGGCGGTGGTGTCGATGCCCTCCGCCTGCACCACCAGGCCGAGCAGGGTCACCAAGGCGACGGCAGGCACCACTGCGGCTTCCGCTTTGAGGCCGTGCCGGCGCCAGCTCGACATTGCCGAAGCGTAGCGGCCCGGGGACGCAGCGGAGGGCCCCGAAGCGGCGTCGTGTCGGTGGTTGGGGCGTGCTCGGAGGGTCGGTGCGCGACGCACGCCGGGCTGATCGGGTTCGGGTAACCTGTGCCGTGCGGGCCGCTAGCTCAATGGCAGAGCTGTGGACTTTTAATCCATAGGTTCAGGGTTCGAGTCCCTGGCGGCCCACTTCGTTCCAGCTCAGCGGCCCTCCACGGGGCCGCTTTTGTTGTGCTCCAGGCCGGTACAGCGGCGAGATGCATCAGCGAAGTGCAGCAGTGAACCAACCGCCAGCCCGACCTCCGTGTCGGGGGTGCTCTCCTAAGCGGCAGCGGACCGAACAGATAGAGGTGGGCGATGCCGGACCAACCGCTCGTGCGCAATTCACGGCTGCTCGGCCTGTTCGTCGAGATCGTTCGAGGGCCAGAAGGGACCCTGCGGGCAGTCGAGACCGCCGGCCGTGGCATCACGGCAGAGGCGCGCTGCACGCTGGGCCGTGGCCGCAGACAAGATGGCGACCAACTCCGGCAGTCCGGCCGAGGCGCGTCGGCGAAGCCTCGCCTGCGCCGATCGACTCGTCGAACTTGGTGCCATCGAAGATGACCTGAGCGACTTGTGGTCCCGCCGTCGGGAAAGCGAGCTTGACGAGGTCGCGTTTGAGGCAAGCCTCCTGCGAATAGTCATGCGCCTGGAAGCGTGGCCGCAATCTTGGCCGCGCCTGCCAGCCTGAATGCCTCCTCCATATCCGGAGGGCCTAGCCGAGCCGTTCGGCGGCACCGACAGCATCCGGGAGAAGGCGCCGCTCCGGCAGGTGCCGCGATCAAATTGGGAGTTGGCCTTGGACGTAACCACCGGCGCCAGCCTCTGGCGGCAGGAGGGCCATGATGCTCTGGCGCTCCTCCTTCGTCAGGCTGAGCAGAATTGGAAGTGCATAACGAATGAAGTCCCGGAGTTCAAAGCTCGCGTTCGTGTGGCCACTGGCGCTTCCCGTCCGGAGATCACAGATGAGCCCTCTGGCAGCCCGAGCACTCACAGTTGCGGTTGTGACAACCGCGTCTGAACTATTGGCGTGCTGCGCCACCTCCCTGCGCTCCATGACGTTTTTTTCGACTGTCGATTCGAAAGTAATGGTGAGGTCAGGAGTTCCGACTCGCACATTTTTTATCACCAATCCCGCGTCTCTGGCCCTCCGCCTGACCTCCCGCACAGTTGGCGGGCGAAGATCTTGGTCGGGTGGAAGCTGGTTCTTCGAAGCTGCAAAGTAGACGCTCCACCCCCAACCGCGCAGAACCAGACAGTTACCTTCGACGAGCCATCGAGGTACGACTTCAGGCTCACCCAGGTACTTCGGACGCTCGATTACCCGTAGGCCTCGCGCCATTAATCGTTCCGCATTCGCAGCCACGATGCTTTGCAGGCCCGGAGAAAAATCCGCAACGTTCATCTCGCCGAGTTGTTCCAAGGAGATGTTGCGGCCAACGCGGTGCCAGAAGTCGATGGCCTGAGTCTCAACCACCTCCAGTAAGAGGGAAACATCTTCACCTGTCAGTGGTCCCGTGATCCCGAGGCTGCTACGGGGGAAGGAAGATGCAGTCCCTCCATGGCCTTCCCAAACCGCCTGCACTACTCGCGTCATTCGTCCGGCCTGCTCGGGATCGAGAATTTGGGCGAACAGCTCGACCGCCGCGCCAGTCTGGTCTGCGTGCAATTGCCCCGCTCCCACGAAGCCCGCAGCTGTGCGCCGGATCACGGACCGTGATCCATCCTCATCAAGTAAGCCTCGCCCGCCTCGCAGAATCGCGTGACCTAGTAGGTCAACCATAGGCTGATCGGATTGACTAATTTCTTGCACCGCGTCCGGGTCGGTCACCAGAACATCCGACCTCTGTGCTTCCCGAGCCAAGCCCTGTTCAGCATCAGCATCGCGACCGAACGCCGAGCGGAGGGACATCACAATCGGCTTGTTGGCAGAAATCCACCGCAACTCATCCGATATCCATTGCGGATTGCTACTCGGGCGAACAAATACTAGACGCTCCCGGTTCTCCTTCGGCCACGAGAGAACC from the Micromonospora sp. WMMA1947 genome contains:
- a CDS encoding benzoate/H(+) symporter BenE family transporter; translated protein: MGGRLQPVLAGVVTALVGFASSFTVVLAGLRAVGANPDQAASGLLALCVASGACAVWLGLRHRLPLAIAWSTPGAALLVATGPVPGGWPAAVGAFLIAGLLIIAAGLIPALGRAVAAIPAPIASAMLAGVLLPLCTAPVRALVEVPRLAGPVVLVWLLLHRFARRWAVPGALAVAVVAIALTATGPARLDAAPVVALTAPAWTLPAVVGLALPLFLVTMAAQNVPGTAVLAGYGYRAPLGSALRVTGLATALGAPAGGHAVNLAAITAALAAGPDAHPDPERRWIASVTAGIGLALLGLGAGVATALVLLSPPVLVEAVAGLALLGALAGAVTAAVAQPDAREAAVVTFVVTASGVSLLGVGGAFWGLVAGWLMLLLFRRRAAPPPVEPPRTESAPSLSGRTG
- a CDS encoding XRE family transcriptional regulator; protein product: MTAAAPADDRAAQEVGRRIRSLRTERGISLSELARLAGVGKATLSGLENGVRNPRLETLYAITAQLGVPLTAVLSAPGEAPTVRGAAVGATLLEVFDDREATYELYRMRVAPGPAQLSPAHSTGVTEHVTVFSGVLRAGPADAPLTAGPGGYLRWTSDVPHTYAAVGGEEVHASLLLRYPRPSTPDS
- a CDS encoding protein phosphatase 2C domain-containing protein encodes the protein MTLILRSAILNDVGLVRTNNEDSALAGDRLVAVADGMGGLPAGEVASEIVIRILDELTPPTGADEAADALRAVVSTANQRIRAAITVDPARDGMGTTLTAGLLAGDTLVLAQVGDSRCYLLRDHELTQLTRDDTFVQALVDQGALSRDQARHHPQRSLVTRAVQGSDAPPAVGALTVFPGDRLLLCSDGLSDYVEDAAIAAALATYGDRQQCGEQLVKLAHQAGAPDNVTVVISDVTEA
- a CDS encoding GNAT family N-acetyltransferase, translating into MHIRRLAADERLTTSFPLQAYAFEASPMVASRTDQFRAYLPYNAGNTTLVAEEDGVTAAAVSAIPMRQNLRGAVLPMAGVAGVATHPLARRRGHVRALMQQLLDGVRDEGHQLTALHPFRASFYERFGYIGLPRRRTAIFNPADLAPLLRAELPDELVWERIGAGYARWRAYTERCLRERHGFAVFPDFRAVGLRDRDDRWLLSVVRGGETVGAVTYRIDDHAGTLFADDLLVDDAYARASVLQFFARHVDQVARISVQVTPDELPELWLTDLDVQVEARIARPDPTAPMARLLSLDALADQPVGVGRVLVELVGDRWLAGRHLLDGTTGKLAVLPAQTAAEGTVPTARLTAAGLSALAYGVLDPAEVVVRGLGEVPVDAAGELRRLFPRELPHLFADF
- a CDS encoding ZIP family zinc transporter, with product MPEWLEAGFWGLLAGSALLIGAAVGFFARVPRRVTASVMAFGAGVLLSAVSFELIDEAHEQGGLLPVAIGAAAGALLYTGANVLLARHGARHRKRSGDEQPSEREQPGSGTAIAVGALLDGVPESVVIGASLLAGGPVSLVTVIAVFLSNVPEGLSSAAGMRQAGRTRRYVFGLWTAIALVSGAASLAGYTLLGGAPPEVLATITALAAGAILAMITDTMVPEAFADAHLLVGLITVLGFLVAFALSHA
- a CDS encoding NAD-dependent epimerase/dehydratase family protein; the encoded protein is MRIVIVGATGNVGTAVLRRLRREAGTELVGVARRLPGPDAGEPYDDVEWHSCDIGAPGAADQLVRIFAGARAVVHLAWQIQPSHDRRTLYRTNVGGSRAVIEAAVRVGVPALVYASSVGTYAPGPKNHPVSENWPATGVETSSYSRDKAEVEALLDGVQREHPNLRVVRLRPGLIFQREAGTEISRYFLGPLVPVRLLRYGRIPLVPSNRRLRMQAVHADDVADAYARAVVGDASGAFNVAADPVLTPELVARHFHGWTLPVAVPVLRAAAAVTWRARLQPVDTGWVDLALNVPLMSSHRAETELGWSPSIDTVTALKELFAGMAARAGTDSPPLSPDPTLPGRPAALTRGDLPGHPNPY
- a CDS encoding DUF6223 family protein, with translation MSIRHLLATTVVGEFAPAAHTSLAEGGIGGSGRAGATAFAVVALASVVVGGLALSRSRRGAGEGRVQALVAAAAGVVGLVLSAWHLALTTEGLGSGQGRAGAVAGVAFGLIGAVLGGLVLARSRRTA
- a CDS encoding response regulator transcription factor; the protein is MIRLLLADDQTLVRAGFRSILDGEDGIEVVGEAADGTTAVRLTRELRPDVVLMDIRMPLLDGLAATREIVAGTDARVIILTTFDLDDYVYGALRAGASGFLVKDTEPAELIHGVRVVARGDALIAPAVTRRLIAEFAARTRHPDPCPRLNALTEREREVLALVAAGLSNDEIAARLVLSPATAKTHVSRIMTKTRVRDRAQLVVLAYESGLTVPGWLTAS